One window from the genome of Pseudonocardia hierapolitana encodes:
- a CDS encoding family 16 glycoside hydrolase, protein MPTSPRPQRTDFSIDIPGRYVCNGLDEAMMSVALGGRPFDLIVVGGGSFGGALAQDLFTNDQARVHRILVLEGGPLALPEHVQNMPLQWLGVPPPATSIAQLRSQGLDGQPRAEVWGLAWHSSTPFQGLAYCLGGRSLFFGGWSPQLLDDEMPTAANASGRWPQAVVDDLNNRYFAESAAQIGTEETNDFIFGSLQNALRQTLFSGVNNGAVVDAIPLGNLPDRPVLRGNPNAAAAALRELLGNPLGTAGLSVQELKNLLKLEAPLAVQGQTLPGFFPFNKFSSLPLLMKAARSAQNEANNDTRKRLMVVPNCHVNRLQVQGGRVAAVETNQGLVQVPANGKVIVALGTIESARLALNSFGGLPGAQEIGRNLMAHLRSNLTIRIPRNALANLAGAEPNLQAAALFCKCRHQFAGNDVGHFHMQITAAGLGALGTDSEAELFKKIPDIDTLNRFMSASDTHVVITIRSIGEMEPQNPNSFVGQDSEIDPLFGDQRAFVQLQPTARDNLLWQAMDTAADQTARVFAGGSPYEVQTPNGFVPVQAGQAPSTVLAGPQRHDGLGTTHHEAGTLRMGDDPGSSVTDSNARFHAVANCYALGPALQPTVGSPNPMLTSIALGRRLANHLIPVAPRPGEAPRDLFNGTNLDGWEMAGQGTFVATNGVLQANPGGDLGLLWSTTPAPADFILRCEWRLAQPNNNSGVFIRFPNPNSKGYNNTAYVAVDFGFEIQIDETGAPDGADQHRTGAIYGEPNQAFNLQPALPVGQWNAYEMRVQGQTYTVHLNGVQVTQFNNPSPGRGLPSKPDSPSFVGLQAHTGAVAFRNIQLQAL, encoded by the coding sequence ATGCCGACTAGTCCACGACCCCAACGGACCGACTTCTCCATCGACATCCCCGGTCGCTACGTCTGCAACGGGCTCGACGAGGCGATGATGAGCGTCGCGCTTGGCGGGCGGCCGTTCGACCTGATCGTAGTCGGTGGCGGCAGTTTCGGCGGCGCGTTGGCTCAGGATCTGTTTACCAACGATCAGGCTCGGGTGCACCGGATCCTTGTGCTTGAGGGCGGCCCGCTGGCCCTGCCCGAGCACGTGCAGAATATGCCGCTGCAGTGGCTGGGCGTCCCGCCGCCGGCGACGAGCATCGCGCAGCTGCGCAGCCAGGGCCTCGATGGGCAGCCGCGGGCCGAGGTGTGGGGGCTGGCATGGCACTCCAGCACACCGTTCCAAGGGCTCGCTTACTGCCTGGGCGGCCGGTCCCTGTTCTTCGGTGGCTGGTCCCCGCAGCTCCTCGATGACGAGATGCCGACCGCCGCGAACGCGTCCGGCCGCTGGCCCCAAGCAGTGGTCGACGATCTCAATAACCGCTACTTTGCCGAGAGCGCTGCGCAGATCGGTACCGAGGAGACCAACGACTTCATCTTCGGGTCACTGCAGAACGCGCTCCGCCAAACCCTCTTCTCCGGAGTCAACAACGGCGCCGTCGTCGACGCGATCCCATTAGGCAACCTGCCCGACCGCCCAGTGCTGCGCGGTAACCCGAACGCCGCCGCCGCGGCGCTTCGCGAGCTGCTCGGCAACCCGCTCGGAACGGCCGGCCTGTCGGTTCAGGAGCTGAAGAACCTGCTCAAACTGGAGGCGCCGCTGGCCGTCCAAGGCCAGACGCTGCCGGGGTTCTTCCCGTTCAACAAGTTCAGCAGCCTCCCGCTTCTGATGAAGGCAGCCAGATCCGCCCAGAACGAGGCCAACAACGATACGCGCAAGCGGCTCATGGTGGTGCCCAACTGCCACGTCAACCGGCTGCAAGTTCAGGGCGGCCGGGTCGCCGCGGTGGAAACCAATCAGGGGCTGGTGCAGGTGCCGGCCAACGGCAAGGTGATCGTGGCACTCGGCACGATCGAGAGCGCTCGGCTCGCCCTCAACTCGTTCGGCGGGCTGCCCGGGGCGCAGGAAATCGGCCGCAATTTGATGGCCCACCTGCGCTCGAACCTCACCATCCGCATTCCCCGCAACGCGCTGGCGAACCTGGCGGGAGCCGAGCCCAACCTGCAGGCGGCAGCGCTGTTCTGCAAGTGTCGCCATCAGTTCGCCGGCAATGACGTCGGCCACTTCCACATGCAGATCACCGCCGCCGGCCTCGGCGCGCTCGGCACCGACTCCGAGGCCGAGCTATTCAAGAAGATTCCCGACATCGACACCCTGAATCGGTTCATGTCGGCCTCCGACACCCACGTCGTCATTACCATCCGCAGCATCGGCGAGATGGAACCACAGAACCCGAACAGCTTCGTCGGTCAGGATTCCGAGATCGACCCCCTATTCGGTGACCAGCGCGCCTTCGTGCAGCTCCAGCCCACCGCCAGGGACAACCTGCTCTGGCAGGCCATGGATACCGCCGCTGACCAGACGGCGCGGGTCTTCGCCGGCGGCAGCCCCTACGAGGTCCAGACCCCCAACGGCTTCGTGCCGGTACAGGCCGGACAGGCGCCCTCCACCGTGCTCGCCGGCCCGCAACGCCACGACGGCCTGGGCACCACTCACCACGAGGCCGGCACGCTAAGGATGGGCGACGACCCGGGCAGCTCGGTGACCGACAGCAACGCCCGCTTCCATGCCGTGGCCAACTGCTATGCCCTCGGACCCGCCCTCCAGCCCACCGTGGGCTCACCCAACCCGATGCTCACCAGCATCGCCCTCGGTCGCCGACTGGCCAACCACCTGATCCCGGTCGCCCCCAGGCCAGGCGAGGCGCCCCGCGACCTGTTCAATGGCACCAACCTCGACGGGTGGGAGATGGCCGGCCAAGGCACCTTCGTGGCCACGAACGGCGTCTTGCAGGCCAACCCCGGCGGAGACCTCGGGCTGCTGTGGTCCACTACTCCAGCCCCGGCGGACTTCATTCTCCGCTGCGAATGGCGACTCGCGCAGCCCAACAACAACTCCGGAGTCTTCATCCGTTTCCCCAACCCGAATAGCAAGGGCTATAACAACACTGCTTACGTTGCGGTCGACTTCGGATTCGAGATCCAAATTGACGAAACCGGCGCACCGGACGGCGCCGACCAGCACCGGACCGGGGCGATTTACGGCGAGCCCAATCAGGCTTTCAATCTCCAGCCGGCGCTACCAGTCGGACAATGGAACGCCTACGAGATGCGCGTCCAGGGTCAGACCTACACCGTTCATCTCAATGGCGTGCAGGTAACACAATTCAACAACCCGAGCCCTGGACGCGGCCTGCCGAGCAAGCCCGACTCGCCCAGTTTCGTCGGACTCCAAGCTCATACCGGCGCTGTCGCCTTCCGCAATATTCAACTCCAGGCACTCTAA
- a CDS encoding DUF6069 family protein: MSAITATPTAATSSVPTVGSLLRDGAVATVLAAVATAAVAAAGQAVGFSLDVAGASIPASGFATLTVIFSVIGLLIAVGLRRFARRPRTTWIRTTVALTVLSLVPDVLADAATSTKVLLMVTHLVAAAIVIPAVARRLRA; encoded by the coding sequence ATGTCCGCCATCACCGCCACCCCCACCGCCGCCACCTCGTCCGTCCCGACGGTCGGCTCGCTCCTGCGGGACGGGGCCGTCGCCACCGTCCTCGCCGCGGTCGCCACCGCGGCCGTCGCCGCCGCCGGTCAGGCGGTCGGGTTCAGCCTCGACGTCGCCGGCGCGTCGATCCCGGCGTCCGGGTTCGCCACCCTGACCGTCATCTTCTCGGTCATCGGCCTGCTCATCGCCGTGGGCCTGCGCCGGTTCGCCCGCCGCCCGCGCACCACCTGGATCCGCACCACCGTGGCTCTCACCGTTCTCTCCCTGGTGCCGGACGTGCTCGCCGACGCCGCCACCAGCACCAAGGTGCTCTTGATGGTGACGCACCTGGTGGCCGCCGCGATCGTGATCCCCGCGGTCGCCCGCCGGCTGCGCGCCTGA
- a CDS encoding NmrA family NAD(P)-binding protein, with product MPARPRRLRQPSSLAAAFAGAGQLFLNAGGAEPTDGPQPMVRRQIAAIDAAAAAGIRHVVKISVWRAAPGRLLAEGAHGEIERHLAASGLAATVLQPNAFMQNFVTGAGAFTADGDLVGAYGHGRISYVDCADIAACAATVLTDPARRGGTHVLTGPAALSHEEIAAEISAVTGRTVSYVDMAPAEMAAALRAHGLPERFSADVAALAADVAAGALAGTTPAVRELTGFPPRTFSQFLADHALALRQAMSGAAS from the coding sequence CTGCCCGCTCGTCCACGGCGACTTCGACAACCGTCATCGCTCGCGGCCGCCTTCGCCGGCGCCGGCCAGCTCTTCCTCAACGCGGGGGGCGCGGAGCCCACCGACGGCCCGCAACCGATGGTCCGCCGGCAGATCGCCGCGATCGACGCCGCCGCGGCCGCGGGGATCAGGCACGTCGTCAAGATCTCGGTGTGGCGGGCGGCGCCCGGCCGGCTGCTCGCGGAGGGCGCGCACGGCGAGATCGAGCGCCACCTCGCCGCATCCGGGCTCGCCGCCACCGTGCTGCAGCCGAACGCGTTCATGCAGAACTTCGTCACCGGGGCCGGGGCGTTCACCGCGGACGGCGACCTCGTGGGCGCCTACGGCCACGGGCGCATCTCCTATGTCGACTGCGCCGACATCGCCGCGTGCGCCGCCACCGTGCTCACCGACCCGGCGCGCCGCGGCGGCACCCACGTCCTCACCGGGCCGGCAGCCCTGTCGCACGAGGAGATCGCCGCCGAGATCTCGGCCGTGACCGGCCGCACCGTGTCCTACGTGGACATGGCACCCGCGGAGATGGCCGCGGCGCTGCGTGCGCATGGCCTGCCCGAGCGGTTCTCCGCCGACGTCGCCGCGCTCGCCGCCGACGTCGCCGCCGGGGCGCTCGCAGGGACGACCCCTGCGGTGCGGGAGCTCACGGGGTTCCCGCCACGGACCTTCTCGCAGTTCCTCGCCGACCACGCCCTCGCGTTGCGGCAGGCGATGAGCGGCGCCGCGAGCTGA
- a CDS encoding STAS domain-containing protein: protein MQPENSARDRSGVRIMSVQPDRDHAFVEVIGVCGDEGVAELRQRVDGLLIGGARFVLVDLTGAGEVAPSTSSALAAAGRQLTRRQGWLRTVGPDSSSSAARYEASLLDLFTMYRAAMRMGPGMAAGAG, encoded by the coding sequence GTGCAGCCGGAGAACAGCGCTCGCGACCGATCGGGCGTGCGGATCATGTCCGTTCAGCCGGATCGGGACCATGCCTTCGTCGAGGTGATCGGTGTGTGTGGCGACGAGGGCGTCGCCGAGTTGCGACAGAGAGTGGATGGGCTGCTGATCGGCGGTGCACGTTTCGTGCTGGTGGATCTGACCGGGGCGGGCGAGGTCGCGCCGTCGACGAGTTCCGCGCTCGCGGCCGCCGGGCGGCAGCTGACACGCCGCCAGGGATGGCTTCGGACGGTTGGGCCCGACTCGTCCTCGTCCGCGGCGCGATACGAGGCCTCGCTGCTGGACCTGTTCACGATGTATCGGGCGGCCATGCGGATGGGCCCAGGAATGGCGGCTGGCGCTGGGTGA
- a CDS encoding NAD(P)-dependent alcohol dehydrogenase has translation MTATWFQGPAPDFIAASRPASRAGGSILHFLGGQTADVVGERAVAQTKIGAPQNDRHRNQRRDGRVISTEERNRATGHGTAEAVAMKAIVQDSYGEAEDVMRLAEIDRPEIGEGEVLLRVRAAGVDRGVWHLMTGLPYLLRVIGYCGVRAPRTRVRGSDVAGRVEAVGADVTGLRPGDEVYGVADGAFAEYAVATADKLAPKPRNLSAEQAAAVPISGLTALQAVRDGGQVQPGQKVLIIGASGGVGTFAVQVARAYGAHVTGVCSRAKVDLVRSLGADNVIDYAVGDIADDGQRYDVVLDIGGHRSLTHLRRALTATGRLVIIGSETGGRWLGGFDRSLRAPLLSRFVRQTLTMLANSENASDLMVLTDLIESDEVTPAIDRIYPLSETPAAIRYLIDGHAQGKVVVTV, from the coding sequence ATGACCGCGACGTGGTTCCAGGGGCCCGCCCCGGACTTCATCGCAGCCAGCAGGCCGGCTTCGAGAGCCGGGGGGAGCATCCTGCACTTCCTGGGCGGGCAGACCGCCGACGTCGTCGGCGAACGGGCCGTCGCGCAGACGAAGATTGGCGCGCCGCAGAACGACCGCCATCGCAACCAGCGGAGAGATGGGAGAGTCATCAGTACTGAGGAGCGCAACCGTGCGACGGGACACGGGACGGCCGAGGCGGTGGCGATGAAGGCGATCGTGCAGGACTCCTACGGTGAGGCCGAGGACGTCATGCGCCTCGCCGAGATCGACCGACCCGAGATCGGCGAGGGCGAGGTGCTGCTGCGGGTGCGCGCTGCCGGCGTGGACCGGGGCGTCTGGCACCTGATGACCGGCCTGCCGTACTTGTTGCGCGTCATCGGCTACTGCGGGGTGCGGGCGCCCAGGACCAGGGTCCGCGGCTCGGATGTCGCGGGGCGCGTCGAGGCGGTCGGCGCGGACGTGACCGGACTGCGGCCCGGCGACGAGGTGTACGGCGTCGCCGACGGTGCCTTCGCCGAGTACGCCGTGGCCACCGCGGACAAGCTCGCACCGAAGCCGAGAAACCTGTCAGCGGAGCAGGCTGCCGCCGTCCCGATCTCGGGCCTCACCGCCCTGCAGGCAGTCCGCGACGGTGGGCAGGTGCAGCCGGGACAGAAGGTGCTGATCATCGGCGCCTCGGGAGGCGTCGGGACGTTCGCCGTGCAGGTCGCGAGAGCGTACGGAGCGCACGTCACCGGGGTGTGCAGCAGGGCGAAGGTGGACCTGGTCCGCTCCCTGGGCGCGGACAACGTCATCGACTACGCCGTCGGCGACATCGCGGACGACGGGCAACGCTACGACGTCGTTCTCGACATCGGCGGGCACCGCTCGCTGACCCACCTGCGGCGCGCCCTCACCGCGACGGGCAGGTTGGTCATCATCGGGTCGGAGACCGGCGGACGATGGCTGGGCGGCTTCGACCGGTCGCTACGGGCGCCGCTGCTGTCCCGCTTCGTGCGGCAGACGCTGACCATGCTCGCCAACTCGGAGAACGCGTCCGACCTCATGGTGCTCACCGACCTCATCGAGTCCGATGAGGTAACTCCGGCCATCGACCGCATCTACCCGCTGAGCGAGACCCCCGCCGCCATCCGATACCTGATCGACGGGCATGCCCAAGGCAAAGTCGTCGTCACGGTGTGA
- a CDS encoding 2,4'-dihydroxyacetophenone dioxygenase family protein has translation MVSEVGTEFWRGLAPITDALKPDAQPEVFHQFAPIEDERYYVPLSPTVGSRPLWISPRDNRWADILWARSAGLVNRHYHPHEVFAYTISGRWGYLEQEWTATPGSFVFETPGEGHTLVAYESDEPMRCFFVVKGPLIWLDENGESCGHFDVHDYLALCRKHYAETGLGADVIDTLIR, from the coding sequence ATGGTGTCCGAGGTGGGAACAGAGTTCTGGCGCGGGCTCGCGCCGATCACCGACGCGCTGAAGCCGGACGCGCAGCCCGAGGTGTTCCACCAGTTCGCGCCGATCGAGGACGAGCGCTACTACGTCCCGCTGAGCCCCACGGTGGGCTCGCGGCCGCTGTGGATCTCGCCCCGGGACAACCGGTGGGCCGACATCCTGTGGGCGCGCTCGGCCGGGCTGGTCAACCGGCACTACCACCCGCACGAGGTGTTCGCCTACACGATCTCCGGCAGGTGGGGTTACCTCGAGCAGGAGTGGACGGCGACGCCGGGCTCGTTCGTCTTCGAGACGCCCGGCGAGGGGCACACGCTCGTCGCCTATGAGTCCGACGAGCCGATGCGCTGTTTCTTCGTGGTCAAGGGGCCGCTGATCTGGCTCGACGAGAACGGGGAGAGCTGCGGCCACTTCGACGTCCACGACTACCTCGCGCTCTGCCGCAAGCACTACGCGGAGACCGGGCTGGGCGCCGACGTCATCGACACGCTGATTCGGTGA
- a CDS encoding MFS transporter, giving the protein MADTAPARVPADYVPPPRGGRYENVLLAVLFATFGFVFFDRLALNFLTPYFKDELGLNNAQIGLLGGIPALTWAIAGISVGYLSDRADRRKPLLIAAILAFTVFSALSGFVGGLASLLLFRALMGAAEGAVLPLSQPLMLYSSTPHRRGLNMGLVQGSSAGLLGGVLGPIVTVWLAESFGWRTAFYATVIPGLVMAGLVLWLVRDLRMRHPATVALDGEDAPEPGASGWGGVLRHRNIVVCLAIAVFFLTWFLTTQTFTPLYLVEVKGFGPGDVGFVLSGIGIAWVLWGALVPGISDRIGRKPTMIGFSAVAAVSPLAIMMIDSPGLLFGALVLTYTGLGCFTLFMATIPAETVPRAVMATALGLIMGVGEVVGGFVAPALAGQLSDVFGLDAAMLVSAGAALVVTLLSLALIETAPARTGR; this is encoded by the coding sequence ATGGCTGACACCGCACCTGCCCGCGTTCCCGCGGACTACGTGCCACCGCCGCGGGGCGGTCGCTACGAGAACGTCCTGCTCGCCGTGCTGTTCGCGACCTTCGGGTTCGTCTTCTTCGACCGGCTCGCACTGAACTTCCTGACCCCGTACTTCAAGGACGAACTCGGGCTGAACAACGCCCAGATCGGGCTGCTCGGCGGGATCCCTGCGCTGACCTGGGCGATCGCCGGGATCAGCGTCGGCTACCTGTCCGATCGCGCCGATCGGCGCAAGCCGCTGCTGATCGCGGCGATCCTCGCCTTCACCGTGTTCTCGGCGCTGTCGGGCTTCGTCGGTGGGCTCGCGAGCCTCCTGTTGTTCCGGGCTTTGATGGGGGCGGCCGAGGGTGCCGTGCTCCCGTTGTCACAGCCGCTGATGCTGTACTCGTCCACGCCGCACCGCCGTGGGCTGAACATGGGCCTGGTGCAGGGGTCGTCGGCGGGGCTGCTCGGTGGCGTCCTCGGCCCGATCGTCACGGTGTGGCTCGCCGAGTCGTTCGGGTGGCGCACGGCCTTTTACGCGACCGTGATCCCCGGGTTGGTCATGGCGGGGCTGGTGCTCTGGCTCGTGCGCGACCTGCGGATGCGGCATCCCGCGACGGTCGCGCTCGACGGCGAGGACGCGCCTGAGCCCGGCGCGAGCGGCTGGGGCGGGGTGCTGCGGCACCGCAACATCGTGGTCTGCCTGGCGATCGCGGTGTTCTTCCTGACCTGGTTCCTGACGACCCAGACGTTCACCCCGCTCTACCTCGTCGAGGTGAAGGGGTTCGGGCCGGGTGACGTCGGGTTCGTCCTGAGCGGGATCGGGATCGCGTGGGTGCTGTGGGGCGCGCTGGTCCCCGGGATCTCCGACCGGATCGGCCGGAAGCCGACGATGATCGGCTTCTCGGCGGTGGCGGCGGTGTCGCCGCTGGCGATCATGATGATCGACAGCCCTGGCCTGCTGTTCGGCGCGCTCGTGCTGACCTACACCGGGCTGGGCTGCTTCACGCTGTTCATGGCGACGATCCCGGCGGAGACCGTGCCGCGTGCCGTCATGGCCACTGCGCTGGGCCTGATCATGGGTGTCGGTGAGGTCGTGGGTGGGTTCGTGGCGCCCGCGCTCGCCGGGCAGCTGTCGGACGTGTTCGGGCTCGACGCCGCGATGCTCGTCTCCGCGGGCGCCGCGTTGGTCGTCACGCTGCTCAGCCTGGCCCTGATCGAGACCGCGCCCGCCCGGACCGGCCGGTGA
- a CDS encoding alcohol dehydrogenase catalytic domain-containing protein, giving the protein MTGGVSGQAVRWYGPKDLRLEAVHLPAPRAGDVLVRVAYCGVCGSDLHEVADGPHAIPVDRPHSLSGAVAPLTLGHEFSGVVAATGTGVEGLPVGAPVAVEPNYRCWRCPACREGRTEVCAGFGFAGLMGDGGMAEYALVPSYMVHRLPDGFDLAVAAVLEPAAVALHGIRRSAFDAGQTAVVVGLGPVGLIVCALLREAGAACVVGVDPVPARREMGRRFGVDAALAPDADVAAALEQLTGGDRAHVAFEVVGSQAAVGVALSSVRSGGELLLLGLVDELTLPAYDMVNAELRVTTSVGYRGCHPELIRLVTRGRLDLAALVSDVVALADAPAALLDMAAGAPTAIKTLVRCGEDR; this is encoded by the coding sequence GTGACCGGTGGGGTGAGCGGGCAGGCCGTCCGCTGGTACGGACCGAAGGACCTGCGCCTGGAGGCGGTGCACCTGCCGGCTCCGCGTGCGGGGGATGTGCTGGTGCGGGTTGCGTATTGCGGGGTTTGCGGCAGCGACCTGCACGAGGTGGCTGACGGGCCGCACGCGATCCCCGTCGACCGGCCCCACTCGCTGTCCGGCGCCGTGGCGCCGCTGACTCTCGGGCACGAGTTCTCCGGGGTGGTGGCCGCCACCGGCACGGGGGTCGAGGGCCTTCCCGTGGGCGCGCCCGTCGCCGTGGAGCCGAACTACCGGTGCTGGCGGTGTCCGGCCTGTCGCGAGGGGAGGACGGAGGTGTGCGCCGGCTTCGGATTCGCCGGGCTGATGGGCGACGGCGGCATGGCCGAGTACGCGCTCGTCCCGTCGTACATGGTCCACCGGCTGCCCGACGGCTTCGACCTCGCCGTCGCGGCGGTGCTCGAGCCGGCCGCGGTCGCACTGCACGGGATCCGCCGCTCCGCGTTCGACGCAGGGCAGACCGCGGTGGTCGTCGGGCTCGGGCCGGTCGGTCTGATCGTGTGCGCGCTGCTGCGGGAGGCCGGGGCGGCGTGTGTCGTCGGGGTCGACCCGGTGCCTGCGCGCCGGGAGATGGGGCGCCGCTTCGGTGTCGACGCGGCGCTCGCCCCGGACGCGGACGTCGCCGCCGCTCTCGAGCAGCTCACCGGCGGCGATCGGGCGCACGTCGCGTTCGAGGTGGTCGGCTCCCAGGCCGCGGTGGGCGTCGCGCTGTCGAGCGTGCGCAGCGGCGGCGAGTTGCTGCTGCTCGGGTTGGTCGACGAGCTGACGCTCCCCGCGTACGACATGGTCAACGCAGAGCTGCGGGTCACCACCAGCGTGGGCTACCGCGGCTGCCACCCGGAGCTGATCCGGTTGGTCACGCGCGGCCGGCTCGACCTGGCCGCGCTGGTCTCGGACGTGGTCGCGCTCGCCGATGCCCCGGCGGCGCTGCTCGACATGGCCGCTGGAGCGCCGACGGCGATCAAGACGCTCGTCCGGTGCGGGGAGGACCGATGA
- a CDS encoding SDR family NAD(P)-dependent oxidoreductase, translating into MTFADDLFAGRTVAVTGGTSGIGAGTALRFAQLGATVHAWGLDAGGAEAPRHERVGVAEVDVTDAPGLAAAFAGLPALDVLVCCAGISRDRDEYGLGVFGSVLEVNLTATMRAAELGRPLLARSGGSIVTTASMYSFFGAADRPAYAASKGGIAQLTRSLAAEYAADGVRVNAVAPGWIDTPLSRGLQADAAASGEILRRMPFGRWGRPRHVADVVVFLASAAASYVTGVVLPVDGGYLTT; encoded by the coding sequence ATGACGTTCGCCGACGATCTGTTCGCCGGCCGCACCGTGGCCGTCACCGGCGGGACATCGGGCATCGGCGCCGGCACCGCGCTGCGCTTCGCCCAGCTCGGGGCGACCGTGCACGCGTGGGGCCTCGATGCAGGAGGTGCTGAGGCGCCGCGACACGAACGGGTCGGTGTCGCGGAGGTCGACGTGACCGACGCCCCGGGCCTCGCCGCGGCGTTCGCCGGCCTCCCCGCGCTCGACGTGCTCGTCTGCTGCGCGGGGATCAGCCGCGACCGCGACGAGTACGGGCTGGGCGTGTTCGGATCGGTGCTGGAGGTCAACCTCACCGCCACGATGCGCGCCGCCGAACTCGGCCGGCCGCTGCTCGCCCGGTCGGGTGGCAGCATCGTCACGACGGCGTCGATGTACTCCTTCTTCGGCGCGGCCGACCGGCCGGCGTACGCGGCGAGCAAGGGCGGGATCGCGCAACTGACCCGATCGCTGGCCGCCGAGTACGCCGCGGACGGGGTCCGGGTCAACGCGGTCGCGCCCGGCTGGATCGACACGCCGCTCTCCCGCGGCCTGCAGGCCGACGCGGCGGCGAGCGGGGAGATCCTGCGCCGCATGCCGTTCGGGCGTTGGGGGCGGCCCCGCCACGTCGCCGACGTGGTGGTGTTCCTCGCGTCCGCGGCCGCGTCCTACGTGACGGGAGTCGTCCTGCCGGTGGACGGGGGCTACCTCACGACGTGA
- a CDS encoding helix-turn-helix domain-containing protein, with the protein MSTAAVAIGDRLAYWEDYNADALVGLTCTTYQPDGLLARQCNLSLDAFRVADIAGNPHAIERAPGMVRSRPKDATFVSMMVEGDAFFYHSGGCLILRPGDTVVYDTDQPYLFGFGTSMRQLLVDIPHQLFTERCEQRPASHGPVLVPGDDPGVPGTSARALRRVLLDMVAEPSAGADAAGEQVLDLVQTMRTGRGSSSSMSHLLAAKAFIAGHLGDPGLSVDVVARAAGVTPRHLNRAFAPEQTTVAQYILARRLERARADLTSPQLAHFRIADIAFRWGFSSQAHFSRLFRARFGCSPSQARTG; encoded by the coding sequence GTGTCCACCGCTGCGGTCGCCATCGGGGACCGGCTGGCGTACTGGGAGGACTACAACGCGGACGCGCTGGTCGGGCTGACCTGCACCACCTACCAGCCCGACGGGCTGCTCGCCCGCCAGTGCAACCTGAGCCTGGATGCCTTCCGCGTGGCCGACATCGCCGGCAACCCGCACGCGATCGAGCGGGCCCCCGGGATGGTCCGCTCGCGACCGAAGGATGCGACGTTCGTGTCGATGATGGTCGAGGGCGACGCGTTCTTCTACCACTCGGGCGGGTGCCTGATCCTGCGGCCGGGCGACACCGTCGTCTACGACACCGACCAGCCCTACTTGTTCGGGTTCGGCACCTCCATGCGGCAGCTGCTGGTCGACATCCCCCATCAGCTGTTCACCGAACGGTGCGAGCAGCGGCCGGCGAGCCACGGCCCGGTGCTGGTGCCGGGCGATGACCCCGGGGTGCCGGGGACGAGTGCACGCGCGCTGCGCCGCGTGCTGCTCGACATGGTCGCCGAGCCGTCCGCCGGGGCCGACGCCGCGGGGGAGCAGGTCCTCGATCTGGTGCAGACCATGCGGACCGGCCGAGGCTCGTCGAGCAGCATGTCGCACCTGCTGGCCGCGAAAGCGTTCATCGCCGGTCATCTCGGTGACCCGGGGCTGAGCGTCGACGTCGTCGCCCGCGCGGCCGGCGTGACACCCCGGCACCTGAATCGCGCATTCGCCCCCGAGCAGACGACCGTCGCCCAGTACATCCTCGCCCGCAGGCTCGAGCGGGCGCGGGCAGACCTCACGTCGCCGCAGCTGGCGCACTTCCGCATCGCCGACATCGCCTTCCGCTGGGGATTCTCCTCACAGGCGCACTTCAGCCGGCTGTTCCGCGCCCGGTTCGGCTGCTCACCGTCGCAGGCGCGAACCGGGTGA